CTCCACCTTTTCCTTAATGTCCCTCAGAGCCAAGCCTCCACTCGACCCTGGTGAgaatctgcctctgcctcctgcccaggcATTTGTTAGAGGAACCTTCTGGCCTCATGCCACAGCCAGGCTCAGCAGGTGTCACTGAGGTAGGAATGCCCCCAGTGCTGAAAAGCCAGCAGTTATTAAAAGCATGAAACTAGAGTTGGGCAGACCTGATTTGTAGTCCTGAGATCATGGTGGTGATGTTGGTGCTAATGGTTAAGAGGCCAATAGAAGCTTGATTCAAACTGAACGGACTGGTAGAGTAGAAAAAGGAATGATCTGATGATACTAATGATCTTCGGTAATTCTGTCTGGGTGACACCAAGCAGCCCCCACAACAGCTTGTATTGAAGCTTCAATGAAAAGAAGTGTACGTGGGAGTCGGGAGGGACCAGCTTCTAGAAGAGTCTGTAACTTGCCATGGACATGGGGGATTTTACCCACACAAAACGCTATAGAAACCTGGCCACTCACAGCTGCAAGAGAAGGGCTGGAGGCGCACCAGCCAGAGCTGGGGGACAAAGGCCGCAGAGCTTCTTCCCCACACCAGGGGCGCTAGCGCCTGCATCCACTGACACCCTGGATCGCCGCTTCCCACGGCCCCAAATCCTCACGGTCGAGCTCCCCCTTTTCTTCTGCTCCACTCTTCTGAGCTTCTAACAGCCAAGGCCAATGTGTTCACCACGTGGAAAAGTGAGGAACTGAACCCTTTCCTGCACCGCACCTGCCACTAAGGCAACCTAAAGAGCTGTCATACCAGCGTATGGAAGGCAACAGGAAAATGCCCACTTCAGCCCCGGAGTCCACACTCAGACTCCTAGGGACAAGGGTGGCTGGAGAGAGGTCCAAGCTGCCCTGGGCGGGTGGGGAGTCAAGGCTGGTAACAGCTTTGGCTTTCGGTAGTGATCACCAAATCCGATCTGGGCTGCAGGCCCAAGATCTCTTCACCCTTCCCGCATGTTCCGCTCAGACGTGTTGTTGGCCCAACTTCCAGTGTAACCCCCACAACTACCAAGGCAAGAATGCCTGTTCCAACTCCATCCTcacaccccaccccatcccacggGGGATCCTGCTTCGAGTCTCCTCTCGGCATCTTACAAGGCAGCCCTCGTGCAGCCCTCACGAAAGGTCCCGCAGTGGGGTGCCCTAGCCTGGGGCCTTGCCCAGACCCCTTCTCTAAAAGGAGGCGCCTTGAGAGTGTCTGGTCCGGTCCGACTTGTCTCTTGGGGCCAGACCTGGTCCGGGGGCGGCAGTGAGGGAGGCCGGGCGgccaggcctggagcctgggccGGGCCTGGCTGGGCCCCGCGCCCTCGGGCCCGGCGcggccgcgcccccgccccccacgcGCTCACAAACACCGGGCCGCCCGAACCCTCCGCCCCGCCGCGTTctgccgccgcccgcccgccgcgacTCGCGGGGCCGCCCCAGCGGCTCGGCGCGCTGCGCTCCGGCCGGTCGGTGCGGGAGGACGCGCGGCCGCGCCTGCCTCGGTGGCCGCGCTGGGTAGGTAGCTGGGGGGACCGGAAGGATGGCGAGGAAGTCGGAGAGGGTTTCCTGAGATGAGAGATTACTTCCGTCCGGGCGCTGGCCTCTTTCTGGAGCCGGCTCGCGGGGGTCGGGGAGCGGGGTGCGCGGGGTTCGCGGCCGCGCCGTGCCACCTGCAGCGCCCGGGGCGGGCCGCGGGCCCTCGGCGGGGGCTAACGCGGGGGATCCTTACAGGTGGGAGCATTTCGGAGCGCCCAAGCCATGGTGGCCAAACAGCGGATCCGGATGGCTAATGAGAAGCACAGCAAAAACATCACCCAGAGGGGGAACGTAGCCAAAACCCTGGTAAGGCGGGGGCGGCGCCGGCCGGGCCGAGCGGGCAgcgccgggcgggggcggggccgggcgagCGGGCCGCGTTGCAGGgacagcctcccctcccctccctcccctccctcccctcccctccccgccctgctCCGCTCCGGGCGCCCGGCCCGCCCCCCGGGGCCTGCGGAGTGGGGGCCGAGAGCCGGCCCAGGGCGGCGCGGGCTTCTGGGCGCCCTCGTGGGCGGAGAGGGCGCTGGTTGGTCGCGGCCCCTCTGGGAGTGGCTGCCTGGACTACCGTGGAGGCGTGcaggagccccccaccccccaccacagGAGCGAATCCAGCCTTCTTGGTCCCTAGGAAAGACATCCTCAGGGGCAAATTAAGCCAACTGCGTGGCACAGGGCCTGGAACCTAATAGGTGCTAGGACgtttgctgaaagaatgaatgaatgaatgggtaaatgGAGACCACTTGTTATCTCCCCCTCGCTGACTCcacccctgtcctccctcccacaCCACGCTTAGGTTTTCTTTCCAGCCCCTTTGTGATGATCTCCCTGGAGATGTTGAAAGGGCTCAAAGTGGGGAGTGGGAATCGGAGCCCATtcccctttttcctcttcttttccagtGAGGCCTTCCGCTGCCCCTGGGCTAAATCTAAGTGCAACGTTACTCTTCCCCCCATCCTGTGAGCTCAGGCTCATTCTGACGGTATTACTTTAGAGACCAGTTTGTTGCCAAGCGATCTGTGCCCCAGAACCGTAGATTAAAGCTTTACAAACTGGACTTTTAGGTAAAACCTGTGCCTATGCGCAGGGGTTTCTTTTAGCAAAAGCAGATTCTCTTCAACAAAAAATGCGAGGCCTGAGACTTTGGACATTCAAAGGCATGAGCTGGTTGGATGGGTTGTTGGGCAGAGTCAGCCTCCAAGTCTGTGAGCATAGGCGCCTGGGATCTATTATCCCATACAGTTAAGTGGAAATCCAGCTGAAGCTTGGGGTTTGGCTGAAAAAGCTTGCAGATTTGATCAAGCAATTCTTTGTAGCCAAAGAAATTATAATGGTTTGATTAACTGAGCAAAAAGCTGGATCTGTAATCATCATAGTGGAATTCTTGCAAAAACCAACCAGTATTATGGCAGAGAAACCTTAAGATCAAACTCAGCTCTATTCAGAGCTACATATACAGCTccaggcttaagtgatccttaaACTTCTCTCATTTAGCAATTAGGTCATTTAGTTCTTATAAGGCAGGAAAATGCCAATGTGCCATCAAATTGGAACCATTTTTTCATGTAGAACTATGTTTTCCCTATTTAGTTttacccaggaaaaaaaaaattgctgccCAAATTGACattgaaaaacaatttataatgGTTGTTAAGGCACCCAGGTTTTTATATCCCTAGGAGATCAATTCTTCTTTCTCAAGGTATCAGACCTACTAGCTGACATAGTGAAAATGTCTAGTCGTGTGGGTCCTCTTAATGAACTAAAGAACCTGAGTTCAGTTGTCAGATCTCAGTTGACAACTTATCTAACTGCAAAAGTAACAGGAAAACAAGAGCTAATTTTCAGGCTGTTTTATCCATTAGGCTCCGTAGACTCAGTGTCTGCCACCTCTAGCTTTGCAAGACCACTAGAAAATATTTGGGACCTAAAACAAAAAGTATTGGctccaaaataagaaaagaaaatggaaaaaattggaaaacactttttaaatatttagaaaatgtaacTAGTCACCTGCTATTCCAGTCAACTCAAATTTCGGAGctatgtttaaattatatttaatgtgcAGTATGAGTACACTTTAATAGGTTTTGATACACTATGAGGTGGGCCTTCCAAAAGTGCCTGGCGCCTATGAGGGTTTTTAAATGGCCCAACTGAATTTGTAATGAAAGGTTTCCAAATTAAGccacaataaatgtttgctttgaATTGGTTGGAGGGGTTTTTGGTTAACTTTATTGTAAATGAATCagaatccaaaaagaaaaatgaaattctctTTCAAAAAGAAACTCTTTAAATTCTAAATCTAATTTTCCCAGTTGTAAGTCAAACATGATTATACTTTGATAGAAGTAACTTGCAAAAGATCACTTATTCAGGATGAAATTCagtaaatggaaacatatgtATAGATTCCAACTGAAAATTCAGACTAATGGTCCTTTAATTGTATGCAGATGCTTCAGTATTTCATTATTAGCTAACAACTTAAGGGTAAATCAATATTATTTTCCCAGATAGCATGTTAATCcaagaaacagagaaatggaaTAATCATTTTGTGATTATACAGTAGTAACTTCTCCAGAATGAAGGGGAAACTTAAATTTCAGAGTTCCGAGTTACCCTGCTGGTATCTTACCACAGGGAAAACAATTCCCTGACATTTTGGAGCCTCAGAAAGCGGCAAACTCATGTTTGAAGTAAACTATGTTGTTTGCAGAATTGCTACTGCTTTACTTACCTTTCTCAGCAATAGAATCAAGTCTATGTGAATCGTTCCAGTGGGATTGTGCTGGGCACTCTTTCCAAAAAATGTAACCCAAAGCTGTCAAAAAAGGACATGTTGGTATTATGATCAGCCCAAGTCCCCAAATAATGTTGATTCACTGGAGAATGTCATTCAAAAGCCTTTTGTGTTATATACTCCAAGCTCTGTGTGCTGACaatctgtttttctgaaaatgaaaaaataaaggactCCATTTGGTATCTGTACTAGGCCAATAATTCATTTATAGGTTTCTGAACTCACTTGTTGGCTTTGGTGAAAACTGagctaaaatgaattttttatatgGCATTAATGGGACCACGGCAACAGAATTGGTTTCTGGGCAAGAATGACAAGTTGTTAGGAAGTAGGTGGTGGAAGCAGGTGGGAAGGGTAAATGTCACACTTTGCTCAGGTAACTTTATTTAATATCTGTTATTTACTTGATCTGAACTTGGCCTGACACAGTTATCTTATGTAATTATTTAAGATTGATTTTGTCCTTGTCTGGCCAAGAGCAGCCACTGATTCCCTTACAGTGGGACCAGCCGGCATTTAAGTGGTGGTAGATAAAAGCTTGTCAAGGACAGAGAAGTGAATGGTTTTAATCCTTACTCAAAGTCTACCTGCCATTGACACTTTAATCCATTCTTTTCTAGTAAGAGAAATGCTCATAACCCTACACCaattaggaaatattaataaaaagacaacatcCTTCCTAGACCCTGTGTTTACTCTACCTGaccttaaaaatcatatttaatggaACTTGTATGATTATTTGTtgttcaatgaacatttattatctccTATATTTAAGTTTTGTGCCAGGCATTTCTATACATTGATTACATGAATGAGACATAGTCCCTACCCTTGTGGGGTCTGCAGTCTCATGGAGAGACAGATATCAAACACATTATCACAGGAATAAATATAGACCTACACACTGTGACAAATGCTATCAAGAAAAAGTACATGGCCATACAAGTGACAAGTGAACCCAAGTGAGGTCAAAAGGGGAAAGCTCTCTAAGAATGTAACAGGTAAGCTGAGAACTAAAGAATTTTGTTGACTTATCTATAATGGAATAAGAGGTTTTTTAGGCGAAAAGCCAATTTTTATTTACATGAGCCTAGAACTTAACTTGATTTTATATACAAATGCAACACATCATAGGTTTTGCAGTTTTAATGTATGATACATTTTACAGGAAAGCAACTGCAATGAAAATCCAAGGAAGATTGTACTATTTTATTGTTAGAAACTTTATTAAAACTTGCTcaacatttcagaaaattatatcCTTGATGACAGTACCactctttttctggctttttattcatttattttatttttaaagacagagtcttactctgtcacccaggctgaagtgcagtgcactgcagcctcaaactcctgggctctagggatccttctgagtagctgggactacagatacacgccaccacactcagcttttttttttttttttttttactttttgtagagacagggtcttgctatgttgcctaggctgatctcgaactcctgacctcaagtgagcctcccaccttggcttcccaaagtgctgggattataggtgtgagccaccacacctgtccaCCACTCATTTTTTTGAAACACTAATATTATATACCTTCCGTCTGAATGTGTAGCTGTCATATGCATTTGGATATGAACATACTTTTTTTAGCCCATATTTTATAATgtcaaaagtaattttaaaatgtcaacaacATTTAATTGAAATCTGAAATCAGGTTTTACAATTTCAACCACAAATAAACATCTGTCAGTATGGCTACTCTAccaacatgttttcctttttgtgtgtatgtgaaagCTCCTTAAATTATATTGAATACACACTGGTTTTTGCTCAAGCTCATGAGAAAATAATTAGTGagtcctttgcttttttttcactcTCTTTGTCCTCcctttttatttgagaaattcaCTGGTTTTTTTATACATCTCTCAGAAAGTATTTGTTGTTGCATTGGTTGGTTTGGTTTTAAAAGGTCCAACCCCTACCTGCAAATAGACCTAGAGGTGTCGTGGTGGGTCATTCTTATTATGGCTGTGCTTTTGGTTTGAGAAGAGCAGGAGGTATGTAGGGCTGCATTTGTGCAGGTTCACCGGTGCTCTTCTGCTTCCCAGAGAATGCAGAGACTTCTCCCAAGTGCAAGCTTCATCAGAGCTTTTTTGCAAATTCTGCTCTACTCATATCCATTCATGGATGCTGTGGTGCTTCTGTTGTTCCAAGGATTTCCATTTTActcacttcctaattattttggTATATAGAAGATTCTGAGAAAATGTCTGTGCTCCTCTGATCCTGCTTGGAATTCACAGATGCAGGAATTAAACAGGAATCTTCTCACGGAAAACTACCCAGGCTCTGCAAAAAAGCAGATCTaaatttgaatcccagctcttgCTCAAGTTAACAaactttgagcctcagtttctcaactccaaaatagaaataagaatacTTGCCTTGCACAGAGTCGTGCATGCTGGAAATAATGGTTGTAGACTGCCTAGTCTAGTGCCTGACATAGAGCATGCGTTCAACAAATGGAAGCCATCATTACTGTCATTTGGCTCCAAAATCACTATATTGGTTTATGTCTTTATACCCTATCTGTCTCCCGAATATTTAAGAACACCAAGTTCATTCAGTTACAGAGGCATTAATAAAGTTATAAGGTTATTGATGGATTTTCACAAACTTATGTCAATTCTTTATAATTGACTTTATTCGTCTCTGTCTTGAGGGTTGAGGACAAGTCTGTCTCATTCTCAAATCCCTAGTACCATGCACGATGCCTGTAGTACTGAACCAATGTTTATTGAATCAATGAACCTAATCTTACTTTTCCCATTCCCTTTTAGAGGCCACAAGAAGAGAAATATCCTGTAGGACCATGGCTGTTGGcactgtttgtttttgttgtctgtggCTCAGGTATGGGTGTTTCACTAAACTTATATCCCATGTTCTCCACTGTACTTCCAAAAACACACGTCTTGTTCACAAAGTAAATAGATGAAAAACACATTGGTCTGGAATTGAAGTTTATCACTGCCTTGAGCCTTAATCTGAATGGGTTTTGATTTAGTTTCTGTCCCAAATTTAGTTTATGTTCCAAAGAGTAGGGCAAAGTTGATACACTATCAAATCATAATCATAAAACGATTACACTGAGCAATTACATTGGCTGTCTACACTGTAGAGGTCAGTTAAGCCAGTGTGTGAAGACAGAGCCTAAAAAGGGCATTAGAACAGAAAGTGGAACACCTGTCTGTCTGAGATAAATCCACATTCCAGAGCAAGGGAGCGGCCTTATGCCTTTCCAGAGAAAGTTCTATGAACTTCTGGGTAGAACTGAGCCTTTGATCTGGGCCTGAAGGTCACCTGATACACCAGTTCAGAGAGCTTTACTTAAACACATGCGAACTCACGTACGCACAGGCACAGGTTGGTGAGCAAAGGCATCATGCAGTTGTTTCTAGGTACCTGCTGTTGTTGGGAGCCTTGGCATGGTCCCTGGTCCCCATGTATTGGGTGTCAGAAATACTAGTGAGTGGAGGCCACTTCTCCTAACTATGGGGAATGCCTGCAGGGTGCCAGTCCAACGTGGTCTCACTGtggcagagggcagggaaggcAAGAAGTCCACATCTTCCTGCTCAGGCTTAGGCCTCCCCAGAAGACATCCTCTGCCCCAGTGACAAGAGAAGCCAATGACTAAAGATAGATCAGTTCCTTTGATCCTCAAGAGCTCACTCTTCCAAGGAAACAGAAGCTCTTAGAAAGGAGAAGGGATCCAAAGTGCTTGGCATTATTGTTGCTTGTGGCtcaaatattttgaagatgaTTTGGCATTCCAAGATGAGAAAATCTTCCactcaaagaaataaagctcTACCTCATTCCCAAAGATGTGTTCTTGAAAGAAATCTTTTGCCCAATGTAGGAATTCCCTCATCACTATTTTTAACAGATGTTTGCCTAATCTCTGTTTGAGTACTTCTGAGGATGGGGTGCTCACTTCTTCAAAAACGCTATTCCATTTCTGTGTAGCTCTAATTCTATTGGAAGTGTCTCTCTTGTATTGAACTACACTGTGCCGTCTTCTCAGTAGTTCAGGTCTGGACTCCTAGCATAACACAGAATGGACTCATTATTTTCTGAGCATCTTGAATCTTCAGATATTTTAAACATGACTTCCTGGTGCTTTCTTCTGCAAATAAACTTTCCTAGTTCTTCCAACCTTGTCTCATTAAGATGTGGTTTCTAGACCCTTCTTCTGGATATGCTCAGTGTCTCCCTTAAAGTGTAGCACTTGCAACTGTAGCAGATGGTCTAGAAGTGGTGTGACCACCACAGAGGCAATAGGATTGTCACTGTCCTTGATTTCACCCACCACTCTGCTTTTGCTCATATGACCCAGGCTTGCAGTTGCTTTGAATAGTCGCACACATCCTTGACTCACATAGAGCTGGAGGCCAGCCAGGCCCCACCCAGCTCTTCCCCACTAAACTTCCTGCAGCCTCGGAGATGCATCTGCATGCCCCCTTATCCCAAGGTCTCCCTGTCCCCACtgcatattgttttattttactcatgGGCCTCATTTGCATTTgcaattatttacttattatctATTTCCTTCCACCAGGATGTAAGCTCAGGGGAGGCAGTGTTTATTTTCCACTAAATTTGTAGATCCTAATATAGTATTTAGCACATGGTGAGTGCTCagtatggatgaatggatggatgggtggatagataaAGCCAGATATTCCCCATACGGTGATTACTAATTGACCTTACATGAGACCTCATATGAAGCTTCATGATTATTTCTATTAAAGTTTTATTGTTGGTTGTGAGTTAACTACAGTGTGTctataaagtttgaaaacatagacaaacatataaaataagtGGCTTACTTATAGTACATTATGATATACAATATGGGTCAGTGACATTACATGATATATTTATTCAGTGTACTGTCCTTCATTAGCAATGCACAGTTCAAAGCATTGTAGGAAGTTGCAATGAATATGCTACATTTTAATGCAACATCTCCATCAGTACCTACATATTCATCTGTGATGCATTGCCTCAGATGGTATGTCTCTGATTCTCACcccaaacaaaataaagcaaaacaaataaaactgtgCCATTGGCATGCCAcaggaaaatcaagaaaatcaaCTTATACCAAAAAAGTTATCTATGTTTTCACACTTTCTGACCAGTCTGTAGATTGTTGGGTCTTGAACCTTGAGCTTTTGATCTAATtatcttctttctcagctttatAGTCTCTGAAAGTATATTATTCCGCCAAGCCACTGAAAAAGTCTAGACTTAGAGAAGCCCACAGAACACAATTAGAGATATTCTCTTTCAGGTTGACCTTGAACCTCTAAGCAAAACTCATTCAAACACTGGTCATGTCTCTAGGGTCCCCCCTGTGCCTGGTGCAGAGCTGGACTTTGGAAATCCAGTCCCCGTGGAGAGTTTGCAGGCGCTGGGGGAGGCAGACGAGGAAGCTGTCAGTTGTAGCCAAGCCCCGTTGTAGCATCACTTCCATAGTGACCGCAGAGAGCTCAGAGTGCTTGGCGAGCATGGATAAGGGACTTCTAAATCATATTCGGTGGAAAAGAAAGTTTCCAAGAGGAGGTGCTGTTTGAACAACAAACAGGCAGACAGAGGGGATAAGGAAGGTAACTCCACATGAGGGAACACGGTGGCAAAGGCACAGAAGCTGCAGATAGCATGCCGGGCTACAAACTGTAAGGGGCTCAGAATGTCCACAGCCCGCTACGGGGATCTCGGGATCTCTGAGCCCAGGGCTCACGTGCCTGTGTTGTCAAGGGTCTGAATAGATACAGAGCCAATGATTGATTTGTTTTTGGCTTCAAGATACACGTCTGCCCCTGTCTGTAAAGTA
This window of the Microcebus murinus isolate Inina chromosome 13, M.murinus_Inina_mat1.0, whole genome shotgun sequence genome carries:
- the SERP2 gene encoding stress-associated endoplasmic reticulum protein 2, with product MVAKQRIRMANEKHSKNITQRGNVAKTLRPQEEKYPVGPWLLALFVFVVCGSAIFQIIQSIRMGM